The following coding sequences lie in one Mesorhizobium sp. NZP2298 genomic window:
- a CDS encoding DegT/DnrJ/EryC1/StrS family aminotransferase, translated as MIPIIKPTMGAAEAEAARRVILSGWVTQGPEVAAFETEFATFTGAPYAAAVSNCTTALHLALLAAGVKPGDEVVTVSHSYIATANSVAYCGAIPVFVDIDSATYNLDPALVEQALSAKTSAILVVHQMGLPCDMAAVVDLAKAKGLPVIEDAACASGSEIFWDGQWEKVGKVHGDVACFSFHPRKIMSTGDGGMLTTKHADWAAKFKLLRQHGMSVPDTVRHGSAQVIFETHPVLGYNYRMTDIQAAVGREQLKRLPGIVARRRALAARYAELLGEAQWLGLAREPSYARTNWQSFCVRLPDSADQRTVMQAMLDAGIATRRGIMCAHREDVYASQPLRMSLPESEAAQDHAIVLPLYPQMTDEDQQKVASTLIKATRIPNPRPMTPILEFKRDMIAVPHRGRSLRK; from the coding sequence ATGATTCCGATCATCAAGCCCACGATGGGTGCGGCCGAGGCCGAGGCGGCGCGCCGCGTCATCCTGTCCGGCTGGGTCACGCAAGGCCCCGAGGTCGCGGCCTTCGAGACAGAGTTCGCCACCTTCACGGGCGCGCCGTACGCTGCGGCCGTCTCGAACTGCACCACGGCCCTCCACCTGGCCCTGCTGGCGGCCGGCGTGAAGCCCGGCGACGAGGTGGTCACGGTCAGCCACTCCTATATCGCCACGGCCAATTCGGTGGCCTATTGCGGCGCGATCCCCGTCTTCGTCGACATCGATTCGGCCACCTACAACCTCGACCCGGCCCTTGTCGAGCAGGCGCTTTCGGCCAAGACCAGTGCGATCCTGGTCGTCCACCAAATGGGCTTGCCCTGCGACATGGCGGCTGTGGTCGACCTTGCCAAGGCCAAGGGCTTGCCTGTGATCGAGGACGCGGCCTGTGCCAGCGGCAGCGAGATCTTCTGGGACGGTCAGTGGGAGAAGGTCGGCAAGGTGCACGGCGACGTGGCGTGCTTCTCCTTCCACCCGCGCAAGATCATGAGCACCGGCGATGGCGGTATGTTGACCACCAAGCATGCCGACTGGGCCGCCAAATTCAAGTTGTTGCGCCAGCATGGCATGAGCGTGCCCGACACGGTCCGCCACGGCTCGGCCCAGGTGATCTTCGAGACTCACCCAGTGCTCGGCTACAACTATCGGATGACCGACATCCAGGCTGCGGTTGGCCGCGAGCAACTCAAACGCCTGCCCGGCATCGTGGCCCGCCGCCGCGCGCTGGCCGCCCGCTACGCCGAATTGCTCGGCGAGGCGCAATGGCTGGGCCTGGCGCGCGAACCGTCCTACGCGCGCACCAACTGGCAGAGCTTCTGTGTGCGTCTGCCGGACTCCGCCGACCAGCGCACCGTCATGCAAGCCATGCTGGATGCCGGTATCGCCACCCGCCGCGGGATCATGTGCGCTCATCGCGAGGACGTCTATGCCTCGCAGCCCCTGCGCATGTCCCTGCCGGAATCGGAGGCAGCCCAGGATCACGCCATAGTCCTTCCCCTATATCCCCAGATGACCGATGAGGATCAACAAAAGGTCGCCTCGACCCTGATCAAGGCCACACGGATTCCAAATCCACGGCCCATGACTCCAATTCTGGAATTCAAGCGAGATATGATTGCGGTCCCACATCGGGGCCGGTCACTTCGAAAGTGA